The following proteins are encoded in a genomic region of Labeo rohita strain BAU-BD-2019 chromosome 5, IGBB_LRoh.1.0, whole genome shotgun sequence:
- the si:dkey-193c22.1 gene encoding uncharacterized protein si:dkey-193c22.1, producing the protein MIALKCYFSLPLVAGALLVGLPYSISLVAQWLYGWPNKPGYQKYIEALKPRRIYCLTRAVLEMLKYLQYGKLYFQWKLWYSNDKNNKHYVKGITFGRQGNKLDLYYSPSMGHSDAAPVPVVVFVYGGAWGSGDRSIYCLLAIQMAKELNVSVICPDYSIYPKGNALNMVQDISDSLLWVRENGQTFNLDQDNIILIGHSAGAHLCALTTLFLVNNADELFIETNKQKDLVSSIKGIIGLSGVYSIMDHYNHEKMRAVEYVSTMHKAMDGVKNFDYYSPTSLLKKLNEDQLKRVPPVALLHGTNDIIVPVESSVKFSELLTALSIRMSLYLIPKMNHTEMVTDLMAPDRHFYHTVYGCIKQEYSKFQGYVD; encoded by the exons at gaTTGCGTTGAAGTGCTATTTCTCTCTTCCACTGGTGGCAGGGGCATTATTAGTGGGCCTCCCTTACAGTATCTCTCTAGTTGCCCAATGGCTCTATGGCTGGCCCAATAAACCAGGGTACCAAAAATATATAGAGGCTCTCAAACCAAG GCGCATATACTGCCTGACAAGAGCTGTGCTGGAGATGCTGAAATATCTGCAGTACGGCAAACTGTACTTTCAGTGGAAGCTGTGGTACAgtaatgacaaaaataacaagCACTATGTGAAA GGGATAACCTTTGGTCGGCAAGGGAACAAACTAGATTTATATTATTCACCAAGCATGGGTCATTCTGATGCTGCTCCTGTACCGGTGGTTGTTTTTGTGTACGGAGGTGCCTGGGGATCAGGAGATCGCTCCATTTACTGTCTGTTAGCCATACAAATGGCAAAAGAGCTTAATGTCTCTGTCATTTGTCCAGATTACTCCATATATCCAAAG GGAAATGCTTTAAATATGGTTCAAGACATTAGTGACAGTTTGCTGTGGGTGAGAGAAAATGGACAAACATTCAATCTTGATCAA GACAACATAATATTGATAGGACATTCAGCAGGGGCTCATCTGTGTGCCCTTACCACACTGTTTCTGGTGAACAATGCAGACGAACTGTTCATTGAAACCAACAAACAGAAAGACCTCGTATCTTCCATTAAAGGAATCATAG GCTTGAGCGGTGTTTACAGTATAATGGATCATTATAATCATGAGAAAATGCGGGCTGTTGAATATGTGTCAACTATGCACAAAGCTATGGATGGTGTGAAGAACTTTGATTATTATTCACCAACATCATTACTCAAGAAACTGAATGAGGATCAGTTGAAACG AGTTCCTCCAGTGGCTTTGCTCCATGGAACCAATGACATCATAGTTCCGGTGGAATCATCAGTGAAGTTCTCTGAGCTCCTCACAGCCCTTTCGATCAGGATGTCTCTCTATCTAATACCCAAAATGAACCACACAGAGATGGTCACTGACCTTATGGCTCCAGACAGGCACTTTTACCATACTGTTTATGGCTGTATCAAACAGGAGTATAGTAAATTTCAAGGTTACGTTGATTAA